From the Chaetodon auriga isolate fChaAug3 chromosome 17, fChaAug3.hap1, whole genome shotgun sequence genome, the window CAAGCCGTTTGATAGACGACAAACATGCAAGTGCAAGAATACACGAGGAAATCTCTGCGCTGTACCTGGAATGTCGTAGAAAGAAGGCAGAGGTTTGGCGCTGAGGTTGATTGTGGCCGAtctcttcctcatctgctccACCAAgaccttcctctcctcctccttcaacaGCTCCATGAAGAGCTTATGAGACGACACCATgaacagcagaggcagctcCTCCAAGCTTTCACACAGAGTCCTGCCAGACAAGCGTGGTCTCGCTTAAAAGATGGTTTAAGGACTGCGGCACGTTAACAGCTTTAGGTCTGATGTGTGCTGCAGCTCGAGCAGAAAAAGATGCTGCACAGTGATCTGCATTGCAGCAAGCTGCAGGGTTGGCTGTTTCGTTTGACTAAATAAAGGATTTATTGTCACTTTGGTTGTTACATCAGTGTGTAATACATTGAGGACAAACTACATTTGTTCTTCTAGTCAAGTAAAATGAAGCGAACTTTAATGTCACTCACTTCATGAAATTGGCCATGTTTTTCCTGCATGTCTCAGAGGGACGCTCCTTTTCCAGAGAAAGTGTGCacacctgcaggacaaacagaaTCAAATGTGCAGTAGCTTCAATTTTaatatcatgaaaaaaaaaatcaggtcaGTCCCAGTTACACACTGAACTCATCAAACTCCTGAGAAAGGATTTCCTACAAATCAGGTCTGAAATTTCCCATAAAACTCCCTCAAACTTCTTTCCATAATCAAATGGCTCCAAGTGTCACTGATGCCAGTTGGGTAAAGGGATTGCACGGACTCTTTGCATTATTTAAGGTAATCTGAGCTTCATTTCATGGCGGTTATCACAGAGCGAAGGAAAGATGGATCAGTTACAAGTCAGACTTAAATCTGAGAAATCCTTTGCATGAGCCGAGGTTTGTGCATTTACCATCGAAGCTCCAGCATTAATTACTCCTGCAAGAATCACAACACAAGAAGAGGAGTACCTCTAAGATGAAGTCCACCATCCTTTTACTGGGcttgaggaggagctgctggaaacGCACACTGAGGACTTCTCCTTCCAGAGCATCTCTGACGGCgttgcaaacacacagcttgtGACAAACCTCATCCAGACCCGACTCCCTGCAGAGTGTTAGAAATGGGCTGTTTGCGAGATTGTTTGTGGatatgataataaaaaaacagcCTGCACTAAGAACTAGACATCCTCTTCAATCCTTCCACTTCTGGACTTTATCTGCCTTTATTACAGGTGATACCAAGCAGTCAGACATCAGTGTCAGAATGTTCTAGAATCGCCATGTTGGACTGAATGGTGGTCTCACCCTTGTTGGACTTTGTACAGGAACTCCCTGAGAACCGAACGTCTGAAGTGGTTTGGCAAACTGCGGGACACGTTGTCTTTGATGAAGGCCTCAATGACAGACTGTCAGAGAGAGGAATCCAGTCAATGGACAAGTTTTACATCATATAAAGAACTACACATGCTCGCTCATTTACCTTCAGTTTACAGCTGGAGCTGTATTAATGCCACGTTACTCACTGTGACGTCTCAGGTGTATTTTTACTAAACAAATCTTTAGCTTTACTGTCACTGCAGCGTCGGCTCTGACCTGGTAGTTGCGGCCCCGGATCAGGCTGTTGATCTGATCGTAGGATGTGGTCTGGGAGTCTGAGTCACAGTCCTCAGTCAAAGCCTTGCAGGCGTTCCAGTAGCCTGCCAGACGCTTCTCATCCAGGTGAACGTGGACAGTCGAGTCCAGCTGAAAAACATTAAGAAGTGACGGAGATTCACAAACTTTGCTGGAGGCAAACTGTTTTACAGCAGGTCAATTTTACTTATATTCAattgtgatgtgttttaatgtgtgtgcagcacagaaaCTAAAAGAAGTTTTCCcaaattcagtgtttgcatgcaggACTTCACGCATTAGCCAATCGCTTGAAGGGGTCAGATCACGACTACGGGACCAGTTTAATTAGGAAATGATGATTTATGTATCACGCATCAAAAACCACACTGAGCCTGAAAGGACTTACAGCAGCATCATAGCTTCATGTTAGCGACTTCAGGTTGACGTACCTTCTTTAACAGttcctttgtctgtctgaagTGATCCCTGGCTTTCTGATAGGCTGACTGGTCTGTGCAGCCTTGCTGGAAGAAAATGCCTCCTACATCATAATGCACCTGAAACACCAAACATAAATGAGACCAGTGTTGGGTTCGGCTCAACCAATTAAACACAAGCATATGCAGAGTTTTAGAGTAAGGACATATTCTCACTGTGATCTGAAGCAACGCTGTTTGATGTAACCTGCATTCAGAAGCCCAGAAAGAAACACTGTTGTCCACTAACCTGACAGTGCAGCTCATCTGCGCTGATGCGGAGCCCGGCGGTCGAGGACTCGGTCTCTCCGttggcagcagcatcagcagccagcaggtccAGAGTCCTCAGCGTGTGAACGTAGAAgtctttcttcagctgcagagctccTTCCAGGACACTGATGGAGTCGGTCGCCTGCTCTTTCAGCTGAGGGCATGAGAAGAAAGCACACTTCATTCATACTTCACCCGCTGGATAAAGTCtgagacagaggacagtgattACTGGGAAAGGAGATATAATGAAAAGTCGAAACCTTTATAAAATCCAAACTATCTGCGACACCGAAATgcatctcaaatgtgaataaCGTTTATTCACATCAGCAATAGTTTGAGAACGGATATTTCATGACAGTGTTTGGGGATTTCTACTCGATACACAACAAAACGTGTTAACTCACCACAGTCAGGATGTTTTCAGtcatctccttctcctgctgcaCAACACTTAACCTGGAAGAGGCCAGAAGATGAGAACTCAGAACTCAAACCGACCACTTTAACAAAAAgcgctgctgttttctttttaactttcaTGTGCAGCTGTGCCTGGATGATGTCATTTATAAGGCCTGGTCCACATGCACATGGTATTATTAAAAATGGAGTTTTCCTTTGTTGCTCTCATAAAAATTCTGCCTACAGTTATAAGCTTGTTCCGATTCAGAGGGAGgtgacaggaaggaaggagtggCAGTTACATGTTCATCTGGTGAGGTCCCGGTTTGGTCTGTTTCTCTGGAAAGCTGCTCAGCACAATGGTTCTGATGGCCCTTTGAAAGACAGGAAGAATTGGACATGAGGACAGTTAAAATTCTTTGTTAGCCTTTCAATTTAAGcagtttcttcatttatttattctttgcAACTAACGTGAATTAAATTACTACACATCACTACATGATCGGATGCACTCAAGTCCACTTCAGGCTGCAGTAACTCCCTCTGAGACAGGACAGTAAAAAAACTGTGTGACCACAGTGGATTAGCTCTGCTCTTCTACTACTTCAGCTGGTgcgtctgacctctgacctctgtgagcTTCGTGTGTTTTCCTCGTAGGTTTTACTCACCAGCGGTTGTATATGACGACAGCCATGGCTGTAGTAGGAGGCAGAGTGGACAGGTCCAGGTCCACATGTTTCACTCCAGGTGGCACTTTGCTCACACACAGGAGCTCGTTCAGTAACATATTTAATACTGGAATGGTCAAGCTGACGGGGAAGAAGAACAAATCATCACATGATGCAATCGTCTGTATGATTGGACAGAAAATCTGCAAGCTTAAATTTCAGACATCAGCTAAAGTGAAGGATACCAGTGTCCTGtgcaaaatgacaaatatcTGCAACCCTGACACTCTTTCATATCCACTGAATTAAATGCAAGGTCGACCATCTTACAAAAGCATGAAAAGTTGGAAAGTGACACTGACTTCCTCCACATGTTTAGTTTAGAGGAGCCTTTCACACACGCTTACCCTTTCTCAAGAACATCCAGGTCCCACTTCATGTGTGCAGCTACTTTCAGTGCCAGCAGCTTCAGGGTACGGTTCCTGCGGTTGTCTGCTGGAGGCTGCACTTGATTCTGCTCGTTCACGGAGGGCTTGGACGCCTGCTCCAGGAACTGGATGATCAGCTGCACTGGTGTCGGGTCTGTggaaatacacacatatttaaTGTCTTGGCCCGTTACTcaaaggaaggagaaaaatCACCATAgaacaacaaaatgaatgaagaatggGACTCTTGATTTGATTATGAGACCACTACAAATCTACCAAAGCTACTGAATAATAACTGTTATTCATGCTGAACACTGAGCGGACCTGGGTTTGACTTCTGCAGGTGTTTCTCCAGCAGGCTGCCGTCCAGGAGGAACTCAAACCAGGACGTCTGAAGAGGCGTGCTGGGCCGACTGCTGGCCACAGCAGCTACCCGGTCCGCCGCCTCCGCGCTCATCCTCCCCTGGTGAACGGTGACAGAGATTTTAACTTTGGTTTATCTTACAAGGCATACAGTAAGGAGTGTAACAGACACAAGACCAGTCCACTCATCGGGGGAGTAATTTACTCCTGAGCCTCTATTATAAGTGACTGTAATGTCAACAGTAAAGTCCTCTATGGGTCTGGAGGACTGTGTCAAGTCTGAGACAAAAGTACTGATGTTATCAGGGTTAATTTTTCATACTGAAAAAAACTTCCTCCTGCTTAAACTTCCATGTTTGTACTTAAGTCACAACATACATGAACGCATGGCCTTGTAATAGAGTATATGTAACATCACATTACACGTCCTTATTGAAAACACATGGCCACAATCATTACATTTTGTGcacatgtatttattcattcatttgctttcaCGTTTAGTTATAAAATGGATTTAGAGGCACACACCTCTCACGTACACCCAACCTATGCAACCTAGATAGGTATCTCCTGATGCTAGGCTCGTGAGAGCAGCTAGTTAGCGACTAATCAATGatagttttattttctgtagtAGACAGAAAAGTGTTTATCCTGTTAACGTGCAGTCCCGACTGGGCGGATTTTCAGTTCTTCGTCGAAATGAGTCGGACTGTGACTGAACGCAGGTCGGTAGGGGCTGCCAGTGTGTAACAGCGATCGCATCCCTTTCACCCAgtctctgttgtgtgtgtatagcCAGCGTTGTTTTGAGCTAATATTCATGCTAACTGGCTAAACCCTTACTGTAACAGCCCGGCCCCGACACAGAGGGACGGTTTTTCTTACCTTAACAGGCAAAAATGAACAAGTAGAGGATATCTAAGCtaaatacacattaaaaatatctaaaataaGTGCCGGAACAGCTACATGGACTGTTTAGTTCTCACATAATTCATTCTGTGCTTCGCCATCTCTGCGCCGTATTTCCGGTTCCGCTTCGTCGCCGAGGAGACTCACAGTGCGCCATATTTGCGCATATTTATGCTCTACGCGTACGTTTCACGCCATTTCAGTTGTTTCAAGTATTTTCTAAAACttaattttaaaatatataatcttatgctttcttttttcaactAGAACAAAAAATAGcacatcattaaaatgacaatttaaGGCAGCACATggcaaaaacatgaacatactGTAGAGGTCAGCTTTTTATTCATCAACTTATACACACTTTTAATCTCCACAAGTAAATCAATAAAACCTAATATTCACTACATGGCCTTTTGCAAAGGGATTGTTATTGGTGACACTTGCATGATAGCACCAGGAGGAATTTACCACCAAACACTTCAAGGTAACATCCAGGGCCTGGAAAATCTAGCAAAAGGTCCGATTGATAAAgacatgtcagtcagtcagttccCACATCTCAAAATAAGGCATCCAGACGAAGAGGATGATGAACATAATGCAACAGAAAGGAGCAGCTTCAGAACCAGCCTCCACTACTCTtaaggctgaaagagacacaagCAGTTTAAGACGTTGTTTGTGCTGTTCTGGGTCgttcagctgatatttggacatAACACCCCTCCATCATGCCAGGCACCGGTGTTACGTGCAGTGCACAGAGCTGCTTCCTAGCAACACCGTCATTAAAATGGGAAAAGCAGAGCACATGTGAAACATTAAAACCAGCTAGTCTGCAGTCCAAATACTGACCCTCcattcatcttcacttcatATCTGGTGTCACGAGTCCAGTGTTGCAGGAGTGCAGCTGATGGCAGACCCCAGGGATTTATTAACCCACAAAGACACATAATCCCTATTAAAGTTAAGCATATTGGAGCAGCAACTGTCTAAagtacaaatacatacacagtACTGCATGAGTACTTTTGTGAGGAAGTGAACAGAATGTGTGCAGAGGGGGAGGAACAGCCATGATTTCCAATATTTTTATAGGTCTCAATTCCTCTtaataatcacattttcttcagATAAAATATTCTGAATAAGTCTTAAAGTTTCTTGATTTAAACCCTGTTGTGGTGGGCCATCAGTGATCATGACTTGGATCAGTATTCCAACATAAAGATTTAATCACATGCTCAAATATCAAATTATTTTCCCCCAATCAAGACATAATTATCAGATTATGTTAGGATATTAAATTGTAGTCATTGTTTTGTAGTCAGCgctttgacagcagcagacgGTTTGTTGATGTTTACCACCTTAGTTTTAGCATacgagcatgctaacatttgctaagtaGCGCAAAACAATATGCGCAAAAATACGACCAAGATCTGTTGACTCACACATCAACCTCTTCCTTCATTAACTGCATCATGGTAACAGCAACACATGGCTTATAAAACTACAGTACAGGAATCAATATGGCATATTTCAACTTCAGCAGGGTCCTTCCATGTTAAACAAGCGACGTGAAGGCCAGAACAAGTACAGTGTGCTCAGCTGATCCCAGCTGGTTTGAATTTGCATCAGCACCGGGATGTGTAAGGTAACAATGATCAGACATTTCTCCGAGCACACAGTGCAACAGCATGCTGCAGtcctctgtgtcacactgtggaCAGGATGTGAATGCCTGGAGACGGCCAGAGCCAGGCTCAGTGGAGTCTCAGCAGGGAGgcagaagctgctgtcagtacTGAAAGGAGATGACAGAGTTCACTTTGTAGACGTGGTACGAGCGGTTCCAGAAAACTCGAGTGAAGTAGTTTGTGTAAGGCGAGTAGTTCAGCTTTATCTCCTGGCAGAACCTTCCGTGCTTGGAGAAAGAGTAAATCTCTCCTTTGTCATAAACAACCTGAATGTGAGAGAATAGGGAACACCTGATTAAAAACTCATGTCATAATCAATAGTTGATTGATTTTCTACCTTTTTCATTGtctatttttcttatttctacTTCTAACCTCTTTAAAATCATGACGTCCACCTGGTGGCAACAATATGCACCATTGAAAGTGCAGCTTGGCAGCTGGTAAAATAACAAGCGTCTACACTCACATGTCCGTTGGAGATGTCGAGCAGGTCTTTGATCCGACAGCCTTTATTAATACTAAGCTCGTTACACACAGACTCCTCGATGATCACATAGTTTGTCTTCTGAGAGGTCAGAATCTTGTAGATTTCCTCTGCAGATTTCATTGCATAGACCTGGTAAGTctacaggaagaaaaaaagaggataaTGTGAGAAGGAAAATCAAAATCGGTTGGAGCACAGTTAAAATGGTTTGGAGCATTTCTCTGTCTCTAACAGcaaatgagaagaaaataaGGTGATGGAGAGCatgcaacattttttaaaaggccCAATGTGACATATTATTCTAACACACTGCATCATAGCATAAATGATCAGTACAATGCATTTTGAATCACCTCTTTATAACCAAACTTGTGCTCTCTAGCTTTGTTTAAAACTGCCTGAACTCTCTGAGGCGTCTCATGCTGTTATTGTTCAGTACAAAGTGTCTCCTTTCATCTCACTCACGTCTTCACTCCTCCTCAGCAGGCTGCCGTCTGAGTAAAGCGGTAAAC encodes:
- the ints8 gene encoding integrator complex subunit 8, translated to MSAEAADRVAAVASSRPSTPLQTSWFEFLLDGSLLEKHLQKSNPDPTPVQLIIQFLEQASKPSVNEQNQVQPPADNRRNRTLKLLALKVAAHMKWDLDVLEKGLTIPVLNMLLNELLCVSKVPPGVKHVDLDLSTLPPTTAMAVVIYNRWAIRTIVLSSFPEKQTKPGPHQMNMLSVVQQEKEMTENILTVLKEQATDSISVLEGALQLKKDFYVHTLRTLDLLAADAAANGETESSTAGLRISADELHCQVHYDVGGIFFQQGCTDQSAYQKARDHFRQTKELLKKLDSTVHVHLDEKRLAGYWNACKALTEDCDSDSQTTSYDQINSLIRGRNYQSVIEAFIKDNVSRSLPNHFRRSVLREFLYKVQQGESGLDEVCHKLCVCNAVRDALEGEVLSVRFQQLLLKPSKRMVDFILEVCTLSLEKERPSETCRKNMANFMKTLCESLEELPLLFMVSSHKLFMELLKEEERKVLVEQMRKRSATINLSAKPLPSFYDIPASASVNIGQLEQQLILLLEPRRIRQILIELHGMAERPFWRVNSKWEVPLDYINVILGIKDNLTKDLVYILMAKGLHCISIKDFAHARQLFSACLELVTEFSPKLRQVMLNEMLLLEVRAHETMAAEGSKERPPPDLVSRVRGYLEMRIHDLPLRQVVGEECVAFMLNWRENDYLTLQVPPSLVMNNPYIKLGQLLASTCKELPGPKESRRTAKELWDVVVQICSVSIQHKRNNDGRVGLIKHRESSMGILHRSKFITFIKKLREPLVLTTLISLFVRLHSIVRDDIVNEVTAEHLSIWPSSLPNIQAVDVEAVAVTVKELVSYALTLNPNNQSWLITQADIYFVTNQYSAALNLYLQAGAVCSDFFTKAVPPDVYTDQVLKRMIKCCSMMNCHTQVAVLCQFLREVDYMTAFKALQEQNSHDAMDSFYDYIWDVTILEYLIHIHHKRGETEKRQIAIKSIGQAELNTSNPEEVLQLAAQKRKKRFLQAMAKLYF